A single Primulina eburnea isolate SZY01 chromosome 11, ASM2296580v1, whole genome shotgun sequence DNA region contains:
- the LOC140804275 gene encoding uncharacterized protein has protein sequence MEREVGGSSNSGLSKAQLDALFGDFSRVMTTQMESLHERLDKLEVSVSGGKPKPRDLGRDDEEYDLGGGDESQNENWGRNGGGRGFGRGKREAMRGRYEETREDGHMGSIKMKIPSFHGKSDPEAYLEWEKRVEFVFECHHYSEQKKVRLAVVEFLDYALIWWDQLVTTKRKYNERPIESWDEMKRVMRKRFVPNHYYREMFKRLQTLRQGAKSVEDYYKEMKVVMIRANTEEDSEATMARFLCGLNREIQDQVELRHCLDLDEMVQMAIKVEQQLKRRGVGRANQGGSLSTSWRPNVAKRDESKLWTKPKVETEQEVPKQGVQGKSETPLNRARDTRCFRCQGLGHIASECPNKRVMILNDYGEYESHSEGDDDDEMPALEDPDEEYEAVVGEALVTRRIMSAQVKEEETNQRENLFHTRCFVNGKVCNLIIDGGSCTNVASSEMVEKLGLPTLKHSQPYRLQWLNDCAEVKVNKQVLVSFSIGKYVDEVLCDVVPMHACHILLGRPWQYDRRVSHDGFKNKYLFVLKKETIVLLPLSQKQVLEDHLKKKKRDEAERKSEIKSEVALENKKEMAEKKVIKRVR, from the coding sequence atggagagggaggtaggaggtagttcgaattcggggttgTCTAAGGCCCAACTAGATGCattgtttggggattttagtagggtgatgacgacccaaatggagtcattgcatgagaggttggataaacttgaggttagtgttagtgggggtaaacctaagcctagggatttgggtagagatgatgaggagtatgatctgggaggaggcgatgagagtcaaaatgagaattggggtaggaatggaggaggtagaggatttggtagaggaaaaagggaagccatgcggggtagatatgaggagactagggaagatggtcacatgggtagcattaagatgaaaattccatcgttccatgggaagtctgacccggaggcatacctagagtgggaaaagagggtagagttcgtatttgaatgtcaccactactccgaacaaaagaaggtgaggttggcggtggttgaattcttagactatgctctcatttggtgggatcaattagtgaccactaaaaggaagtataatgagagacccattgagtcttgggatgagatgaagagggtcatgaggaagaggtttgtgcctaaccactactatagggagatgtttaagaggttacaaactttgaggcaaggagcTAAGAGTgtggaggactactataaggagatgaaggtagtcatgattagggcaaataccgaggaggatagtgaggcgaccatggcacgttttctttgtggtttgaacagggagattcaagatcaagtggagcttaggcactgcttggatctagacgagatggtgcaaatggccataaaggtggaacaacaactcaaaaggcgtggAGTTGGCCGCGCCAATCAAGGTGGGAGTTTGTCAACGTCTTGGCGACCAAACGTGGCAAAACGTGATGAAAGCAAGTTGTGGACAAAGCCCAAGGTTGAGACTGAGCAAGAGGTGCCTAAAcaaggagtgcaaggtaaatctgaaactcctcttaATCGAGCTAGAGATActagatgttttaggtgtcaagggttgggtcatattgctagtgagtgtcctaataagagggtgatgattttaaatgactatggtgagtatgagtcgcatagtgagggtgatgatgatgatgagatgcctgcgttagaggatcctgatgaggaatatgaggcggttgtaggtgaagcattagtgactaggcgtatcatgagtgcccaagtcaaggaggaggagactaatcaaagggaaaacttgttccatactaggtgtTTTGTGAATGGCAAGGTTTGCAATCTTATCATAGATGGCGGAAGTTGTACTAATGTGGCTAGTAGTGAGATGGTAGAAAAATTGGGTTTACCTACATTAAAGCATagtcaaccatataggcttcaatggttgaatgattgtgcggaggtgaaggtgaacaaacaagttttggtgtccttttctattgggaagtatgttgatgaggtctTGTGTGACGTTGTACCCATGCATgcatgtcatattttgttgggtagaccttggcaatATGATAGGCGTGTGTCACATGATGGGTTTAAGAATAAGTACTTATTTGTCTTGAAGAAGGAAACCATTGTATTACTTCCTTTGTCTCaaaagcaagtgttggaggaccatttgaaaaaaaagaagagagatgaggccgaaagaaagagtgaaataAAAAGTGAGGTGGCCTTGGAGAATAAAAAAGAAATGGCAGAAAAAaaagtgatcaaaagagtgagatag
- the LOC140805150 gene encoding light-induced protein, chloroplastic-like, producing the protein MSSIPSTNHLPYKILQKSHQNPQFIPINAAFLANRLNLPSVSVNKSTGVKQDFSVRAVVSDDEWGPEREPLAPGVAVLEEASSKEPAETEVLKKQLVDSFYGTNRGLSASSETRAEIVELITQLEAKNPTPAPTEALNKLNGKWILAYTSYPGLFPLLSTGGQLPLAKVEEISQTIDSENFTVQNSVLFSGPLATTSISANAKFEVRSPKRVQIKFEKGIIGTPQLTDSIELPEKVEFLGQKIDLTPFRGLITSVQDTASSVARTISSRPPLKFSIPSSTAESWLLTTYLDSELRISRGDGGGIFVLIKEGSLLLS; encoded by the exons ATGTCGTCGATTCCTTCGACCAACCATTTACCCTACAAAATCCTGCAAAAATCCCACCAGAACCCGCAATTTATACCCATAAACGCTGCCTTTCTTGCTAATCGCCTGAATTTGCCGTCGGTTTCCGTGAATAAGTCGACCGGGGTGAAGCAGGATTTCAGCGTGCGGGCGGTGGTGAGCGACGACGAGTGGGGCCCCGAAAGGGAGCCGTTGGCTCCAGGAGTGGCGGTGTTGGAGGAGGCTTCTTCCAAGGAACCGGCCGAGACCGAGGTGTTGAAGAAGCAATTGGTGGACTCTTTCTACGGAACTAACAGGGGACTGAGCGCGAGTAGTGAAACAAGAGCTGAGATTGTCGAGCTTATCACGCAGCTCGAGGCCAAAAACCCGACCCCCGCACCCACCGAAGCCTTGAATAAGCTCAACGGAAAATGGATCCTTGC GTACACCTCATACCCAGGCTTGTTTCCTTTGTTATCAACGGGTGGGCAGCTACCCTTGGCGAAGGTGGAAGAGATATCACAAACCATCGACTCGGAGAATTTCACGGTCCAGAATTCCGTTCTCTTTTCCGGTCCATTGGCAACCACTTCGATCAGTGCCAATGCCAAGTTTGAAGTTCGAAGTCCTAAGCGTGTGCAG ATTAAGTTTGAAAAAGGCATTATTGGCACGCCACAGCTGACAGATTCAATTGAATTGCCCGAAAAGGTGGAATTTTTGGGACAGAAAATCGATCTCACACCCTTCAGAGGATTGATTACTTCTGTGCAGGACACTGCTTCCTCTGTTGCCAGGACGATTTCTAGCCGACCGCCGCTCAAGTTTTCTATCCCAAGTAGCACTGCCGAGTCATGGCTGTTAACGACATATCTTGATTCCGAGCTTCGAATTTCAAGAGGAGATGGAGGCGGTATATTTGTGCTCATCAAGGAAGGCTCTCTCCTGTTGTCTTAA